In Metarhizium brunneum chromosome 3, complete sequence, a genomic segment contains:
- the BSC6_2 gene encoding Bypass of stop codon protein 6 codes for MSQTIASTQQICSPPYDAIELTRFSSRTSCGRGIDAQLKDTDTIRATAEAKLGTTSGTTSDDSEPPADAQGQVERWNYPRSNVFKLGFACLSFVIAGMNDGAVGALIPYLEDYYNLNYTVVSLIFLTPFVGYSLAAFTNARIHVALGRRGVSIMAPLCHIVTYAVLTSHPPYPALVVANSISGFGNGLTDACFCAWLGAMDKANAIQGVLHSCYSLGALFAPLIATSMVVKAGLPWYNYYYVMIGTAALELGGLAAAFWDQPGSVYRAEHASDNEGSGAGTREAAKSKVTWLCATFFFLYMGVEVGLGGWVVTFMLKVRHATPYASGISGSGFWAGMTLGRAALGFATERYGERTCLTVYLAICIALELLFWLVPQFVVSAVAIAFLGFFLGPMFPGAVMVTAKLLPKRIHVSAIGFAMALGGTGGTVFPFMIGAVASTAGVQVLQPIVLALIVVVTVVWLSFPKIRKKD; via the exons ATGTCTCAAACCATCGCTTCTACGCAGCAAATCTGTTCTCCTCCCTATGATGCCATTGAACTAACGCGCTTTTCGTCTCGCACTTCCTGTGGCCGCGGCATAGATGCCCAGCTGAAAGACACCGACACTATCCGGGCTACCGCCGAAGCAAAGCTAGGAACCACCAGCGGGACCACCAGCGATGACAGTGAACCGCCTGCCGATGCCCAGGGCCAGGTGGAGAGATGGAACTATCCGCGGTCGAATGTGTTCAAGTTGGGCTTTGCGTGTCTGTCCTTTGTTATTGCGGGGATGAATGACGGCGCGGTcggt GCGCTGATCCCCTAT CTCGAAGACTACTACAACTTGAACTACACCGTGGTATCTCTCATCTTTCTCACGCCCTTTGTAGGCTACTCTCTCGCGGCATTTACTAATGCGCGCATCCACGTCGCCCTGGGCCGGCGCGGCGtcagcatcatggcgccgCTGTGTCACATCGTGACGTACGCTGTTCTCACATCGCACCCACCGTACCCGGCGCTCGTTGTGGCGAATTCGATAAGCGGCTTCGGTAATGGTCTCACGGACGCATGCTTTTGCGCGTGGCTCGGCGCCATGGACAAGGCGAACGCCATTCAGGGTGTCTTGCATTCGTGTTATTCGCTCGGCGCCTTGTTTGCACCGCTCATTGCAACGAGCATGGTTGTCAAGGCCGGCCTGCCGTGGTACAACTATTACTATGTCATG ATTGGGACAGCCGCGTTGgagcttggtggcttggccGCTGCGTTTTGGGACCAGCCCGGCTCAGTATACAGGGCCGAACATGCAAGTGACAATGAGGGATCTGGTGCCGGGACAAGAGAGGCGGCCAAGTCCAAAGTTACGTGGTTATGTGCtacctttttcttcttgtacATGGGGGTAGAGG TCGGCCTGGGAGGCTGGGTCGTGACGTTCATGCTCAAGGTGCGCCACGCGACGCCCTACGCATCGGGGATATCAGGCTCCGGCTTCTGGGCTGGCATGACTCTCGGGCGTGCCGCACTCGGGTTCGCAACGGAGCGGTATGGCGAACGGACCTGTCTGACGGTGTATCTCGCCATCTGCATTGCGCTGGAGCTGTTGTTCTGGCTGGTGCCGCAGTTTGTGGTGTCTGCCGTGGCCATTGCCTTTCTGGGCTTCTTTTTGGGACCCATGTTCCCGGGGGCGGTCATGGTCACGGCGAAACTCCTTCCCAAGAGGATTCATGTAAGTGCGATTGGGTTTGCCATGGCGCTGGGAGGCACGGGCGGTACCGTGTTTCCGTTTATGATTGGTGCGGTGGCGAGTACGGCTGGTGTCCAGGTTTTGCAGCCGATTGTGCTGGCATTGATTGTGGTTGTGACGGTGGTGTGGCTGAGTTTTCCCAAGATTAGGAAGAAAGACTGA